ATATCTGGGGCGGACCTCCAGGTTCCGCCGATGAGGATGGCGACCGGTTCATCGAGATCTGGAACCTGGTTTTCATGCAATATGAACAGGTGACCAAGGAGCAACGGGTTGATCTGCCGCGTCCGTCCATTGATACGGGCATGGGCCTGGAGCGGGTTGCCGCCCTGTTGCAGGGCAAGCACGACAATTACGATATCGACCTGTTCCGCGCGCTGATCGATGCTTCCGTTGATCTCACCGGTGTTCCGGCTGAAGGTGAGCGTCGGGCCAGCCACCGGGTGATTGCCGATCATCTGAGGTCTTCTGCGTTCCTGATTGCAGACGGTGTATTGCCGTCGAACGAAGGCCGCGGCTATGTTCTGCGCCGGATCATGCGCCGAGCCATGCGGCACGCGGAACTGCTCGGTTCTCGCGATCCGATGATTTACAAGCTTCTGCCTGTGCTTGTGCAGCAGATGGGGCGCGCCTACCCGGAACTGGTCCGCGCCGAGGCGTTGATTTCCGAAACCTTGAAGCTCGAGGAAAACCGTTTCCGCAAGACGCTGGAGCGTGGCCTTTCGCTGCTGTCTGACGCCACGGCCACCCTGAACAAGGGTGATAGCATTGACGGCGAGACCGCGTTCAAGCTTTACGACACCTACGGTTTTCCGCTGGATTTGACGCAGGATGCGCTGCGCGCCCGTGGCATTGGCGTCGATATCACCGGCTTTAACGATGCTATGCAGCGTCAGAAGGCCGAAGCCCGTGCCAGTTGGTCCGGCTCCGGCGACAAGGCGATGGAAACTGTCTGGTTCGAGTTGAAGGACAAGCACGGCGCAACCGAGTTTCTCGGTTATTCCGCCGAAAGCGCCGAGGGCGAAATTCAGGCGCTGGTGCGTGATGGTGCGGTGATCGAGCAAGCTACTGCGGGCGAGAATGTTCAGGTCGTGGTCAACCAGACGCCGTTCTATGGCGAATCTGGTGGCCAGGTTGGCGATACAGGTGAGATCGTTGGCGATGGGTTCGTTCTTGAGGTGCGCGATACCTTGAAGAAGGGCGAGGGGCTGTTTGTCCACGTTGCCACTGTTCGTGAAGGGACTGTTCGCGCCGGTACGGTCGTCGCGCTCAATGTTGATCATGCTCGTCGCTCCAGGCTACGGGCCAACCACTCCGCGACACATCTGCTGCATGAGGCGTTGCGCGATGTGCTGGGCAGCCATGTGGCACAGAAGGGCTCGCTAGTTGCGCCGGAGCGTCTTCGCTTCGATATTTCTCATCCAAAGCCTGTGACGGCGGAGGAGTTGAAGATCGTAGAAGACATGGCCAATGAAATTATTGTCCAGAATGCTGCTGTCACCACCCGCTTGATGGCGGTGGATGATGCGATTGCCGAGGGTGCCATGGCGCTGTTTGGCGAGAAGTATGGCGATGAAGTGCGTGTCGTGTCGATGGGGACGGCGGTGCGCGGTCCCAAGGCGGGCAGGCCCTATTCCATTGAGCTTTGCGGTGGAACGCATGTCTCGGCGACAGGTGATATCGGCTTGGTGCGGCTGGTGGCGGAAAGCGCTGTTGGTGCAGGCGTCCGCCGGATCGAGGCACTGACTGGCGAATCCGCCCGTGCCTATCTGGCCGAACAGGACGAGCGTGTCAAAGCTCTGGCATCCGCCTTGAAAGTCCAACCCGTCGATGTCGTTTCTCGCGTCGAAGCTTTGGTGGACGAGCGCCGCAAGCTGGAACGCGAATTGGCTGATGCCAAGCGGAAGCTTGCCATGGGCGGCGGTTCAACCGGCGCTGCCGACGTGCCGCGCGAGTTAGGTGGGATCAAATTTATCGGCAAGCAACTCGCTGGGATTGATCCTAAGGATCTCAAGGGCATGGCCGACGAGGCCAAATCTGTACTCGGGTCTGGCGTTGTCCTGCTGATCGCAGTTGCCGAGGATGGCAAAGCCAGTGCTGTCGCGAGTGTGACGGGTGATCTGACCAGCAAGGTTTCCGCCGTCGATTTGGT
The nucleotide sequence above comes from Agrobacterium vitis. Encoded proteins:
- the alaS gene encoding alanine--tRNA ligase; this translates as MSGVNDIRSTFLDYFKTNGHEVVASSPLVPRNDPTLMFTNAGMVQFKNVFTGLEHRPYSRATTAQKCVRAGGKHNDLDNVGYTARHHTFFEMLGNFSFGDYFKENAIELAWNLITREFGIDRNKLCVTVYHTDDEAFGLWKKIAGLPEEKIIRIGTSDNFWAMGDTGPCGPCSEIFYDHGDHIWGGPPGSADEDGDRFIEIWNLVFMQYEQVTKEQRVDLPRPSIDTGMGLERVAALLQGKHDNYDIDLFRALIDASVDLTGVPAEGERRASHRVIADHLRSSAFLIADGVLPSNEGRGYVLRRIMRRAMRHAELLGSRDPMIYKLLPVLVQQMGRAYPELVRAEALISETLKLEENRFRKTLERGLSLLSDATATLNKGDSIDGETAFKLYDTYGFPLDLTQDALRARGIGVDITGFNDAMQRQKAEARASWSGSGDKAMETVWFELKDKHGATEFLGYSAESAEGEIQALVRDGAVIEQATAGENVQVVVNQTPFYGESGGQVGDTGEIVGDGFVLEVRDTLKKGEGLFVHVATVREGTVRAGTVVALNVDHARRSRLRANHSATHLLHEALRDVLGSHVAQKGSLVAPERLRFDISHPKPVTAEELKIVEDMANEIIVQNAAVTTRLMAVDDAIAEGAMALFGEKYGDEVRVVSMGTAVRGPKAGRPYSIELCGGTHVSATGDIGLVRLVAESAVGAGVRRIEALTGESARAYLAEQDERVKALASALKVQPVDVVSRVEALVDERRKLERELADAKRKLAMGGGSTGAADVPRELGGIKFIGKQLAGIDPKDLKGMADEAKSVLGSGVVLLIAVAEDGKASAVASVTGDLTSKVSAVDLVRIASSALGGKGGGGRPDMAQAGGPDGAKADDAIEAVAKAIEAA